The DNA sequence CGCTGCGGGACCATCCCGTCACCTTTCTGCGCGCGGATCTTCGGCGCAGGCGCATCGTCACCTGCCGCGAGGCAATGCTGGCACGCGACGGCCAATGGCTGGAGGCCGCCGGCCTCGTTCTCGTCCGTCAGCGGCCCGGTTCAGCCAAAGGCGTCATGTTCGTCACGCTGGAAGACGAAACCGGCATCGCCAACCTCGTGGTCTGGGCCAAGGTGTTCGAGAAGTATCGCCGTGTCGTTCTCTCGGCCGGCATGATCGGCATCTACGGTCGCATCCAGCGCGAGGGCGAGGTGGTGCATCTCGTCGCACACCGATTGAGCGACCTGTCCACAGATCTCGCAAGTGTCGGCGATCGCGACGCTGCATTCCCGCTGCCGCATGGGCGTGGCGACGAATTCCACCATGGCAGCCCGACACCTGATCCGCGTGGCCTGCCGAAGGGGCCGAAGCCGCGCAATATCGTCGACCCCTATGGACACATCGATCAGATCGGGGTGAGGACGCGGGATTTCCGGTAGCAACGCCAGGCGAATACGCTACTGCTCGAGCATTCTTTCATCCTCGATGATTAGCAACGTCAGCGTCTGACCTATTCCGATCCGCACCGTCTGTTCCTGAAGTTCGAACCAACTCGCATCGTGACGATCGAACCAGGCGTCCGCGTTGATCTTTTGCGGAAGCGGCGTGTCCTTCCTGCCCCCGAAAAGAACGTCGAATGCCGGGCTGTCCCGGTCCAAGGATCGTTGAGGGAACCATTTGTCGGAGACCAGTGGCGAACGGCGAAACCACTGTCGGCCGTTGATGCCATGACAGACCAGAAGCGCCGGAATACTGCGACTCTCGACAACCCTGATCGCCGCTGCTGTGAGGCTCACGTCGAACTTTTCCGCAAGACCTCGGATTGCGGAAAAGTTGAGCTTACGGATCGTCCTAAGCGCTGCATCAAATAGATAGCGCGGCATTAGAAGATCGGCGGAATAGCCATCAGCAATACGCTCCGGGTTGAGAACGCGAGTCGAGTGGTTGTCTATGTCTTGGGCCTGGCAAATTAAGGTCTTGCCCTGATCGAAGTGCCAATGTCCGAGTTCGTGCCCTAGCGAGAAGCGCTGCCGACCACGGGGGCTTGTGCTATTGATCGTCACGATAGCCTTTGTGTCGGCCCCTACGATCCGAGCATCGCAGAGTTCAAGCGGCTCGTATCGAACCTTGACACCCAATGTCCAAGCAATTGCTTCGAGATCGATTTCGTCGGGAGCTTCCACGCCCAAGCTAACCAGCAGGCGCTCAGCAGGTGAAAGAGACATCACGTGTCGTTCTCGTCGTCTATGCCGAGATCATGAAAGTTCGTCAGTAGTCCCAGAACATCGGAATCAGACAGCCCGACTCCATTTCGGGCCGCAAGAGTGAGCTTCGTAGCCGCCTCAGGGAAACGCCGCAGCAAACGTTGCAGCCGAGCCCGAGCGGTAGCGCCGTCAATGGCGATAACTGTTCGCGGATGCGCAGCATCTGTGTCAACCGCGTTACGCGCTTGAATGAGGCTAGCTTTTCGCTTCGCCGTCAGCGCTCTCTCGAACACTGCTCGCGCCTTTGCTGCCACCGCAACAGGGTCTTCGCCGCGTTCACGAATCTCCATCGCGATCTCGGCGTCAGTCATATCGAGGAAATCCTGCACAAGGTTCTCCACGAGAAAACCAAGCGGGTCCATCTTATCCTTGTTCATGGCTTCCATCCATCTGGGAATGCCTTGTCGATCCGACGCCGGACCAGTCGGCGCTTGCTTGCGAACGCTTTCGGTTCCAGGTCAAGCAACGCCCGAAGTTCTTCGCCGTCGAGTTCGACCATCATAAGATCTGCCAAGTCACGCGCAACTTCATCATCATTGAAGAGTCCGAGAACGGCAGATCTAAGCCGAGCCGCAGCCTGGTTCTCAGCCAAAGCTGACTCGGGATCGAGCCGCTCGTCGGCAGGGTCGAAGGCAACACTATTTCCATCTTTCGTTTTGAGTTTGACGTCATCCATTCCGATCGTCCGGAAGCCGGCTTTGCGGAGCTCACCTGCTATGCTCTTCATCGTCAGGATAAGGAATGCGACGGGGTCCACGTCGTAGGGGCAATTTCTCTTGCCATCCAAGGTCCTGCTAATCGCCTCGCTCAGGAGGTCATCGCCTGACGTTGAGCAATACCTGGCATACCGTCGGGCAACCTCGCCCACGCGGATCCAGTCTTCGTTTGTCAGCGCGCTAAGCGCTGACACGAATTCGTCGACGCTGAGCGTCTCCGATACGGCTGCAGTCGGCAGCATGTCCTCTTCCCTTTCCCCCTCCCACTAACATGCAGTGCGCATGAGAAGCACGGACTCGGACATCGAGAAGACATGTCCGAGCGGTGTCGACTCACGCGCACATTGGATCAGGTTCCACCAACGCCTGAAAGGCCCCGACCATGACCACCTCCGAAACCACGGGCGCGAGCCCAGCCGAAAGCACTGTGATCCTCGAACTTGCGGGTATCGATTTGACCTTCCGTCAGGTCCCGATCGCGGACCATACTCCCACGGGCGGCCAGATCGCGGCCGCCGCTGGCTTGGTCCCAGCCGAAGATCCCTATGTTCTCCAGTTTCTCACCAATGGCGAGTTGGTCGAGATCCTCGCCTCGCAGCCAGCCGATCTTAAGCTCAACGGTAACCGCTTCCTTGTGACGTCTAGCGACCGTGCCTACCGTCTGGTCGTCGATGGTGAGCAGTACGATTGGCCGACACGTGTCATTTCTGGGGCGACCATTCGCAAGCTCGCTACTATCTCGCCTAACGTTCAGCTTTTGCTGGATCGCGAAGGTGAGCCGGATCGTCTCATCGGCGACAACGATCTCATCGATCTCGGCAAGGCCGGCGTCGAGCGCTTCCACACCCGCAAGGAGTCCTGGAAGCTCAAGGTGCAGGACGTCACGGTCGAGTCCGACACGCCGACGATCGTTGTGTCGGACGCAATGCAGCGCGCGGGCTTCGATATCAGTCAGCC is a window from the Mesorhizobium australicum WSM2073 genome containing:
- a CDS encoding multiubiquitin domain-containing protein, with amino-acid sequence MTTSETTGASPAESTVILELAGIDLTFRQVPIADHTPTGGQIAAAAGLVPAEDPYVLQFLTNGELVEILASQPADLKLNGNRFLVTSSDRAYRLVVDGEQYDWPTRVISGATIRKLATISPNVQLLLDREGEPDRLIGDNDLIDLGKAGVERFHTRKESWKLKVQDVTVESDTPTIVVSDAMQRAGFDISQPWHIYLKVHGQPKQPVGTNQVIDLRTPGIEKIRLTPKDVNNGEAAQPRRTFAILETDELHLDAMGRKWETIADGGRRWLLIEDYPLPTGYAMPTIVLALEIPSSYPGAQIDMFYVYPPLRTSVGGVIPATQTIETILGRGFQRWSRHRGPQSPWNPRTDNVITHLALVEGAIAKEVNQ
- a CDS encoding ImmA/IrrE family metallo-endopeptidase; this translates as MSLSPAERLLVSLGVEAPDEIDLEAIAWTLGVKVRYEPLELCDARIVGADTKAIVTINSTSPRGRQRFSLGHELGHWHFDQGKTLICQAQDIDNHSTRVLNPERIADGYSADLLMPRYLFDAALRTIRKLNFSAIRGLAEKFDVSLTAAAIRVVESRSIPALLVCHGINGRQWFRRSPLVSDKWFPQRSLDRDSPAFDVLFGGRKDTPLPQKINADAWFDRHDASWFELQEQTVRIGIGQTLTLLIIEDERMLEQ
- a CDS encoding RNA polymerase subunit sigma-24 — its product is MLPTAAVSETLSVDEFVSALSALTNEDWIRVGEVARRYARYCSTSGDDLLSEAISRTLDGKRNCPYDVDPVAFLILTMKSIAGELRKAGFRTIGMDDVKLKTKDGNSVAFDPADERLDPESALAENQAAARLRSAVLGLFNDDEVARDLADLMMVELDGEELRALLDLEPKAFASKRRLVRRRIDKAFPDGWKP